Genomic segment of Denticeps clupeoides chromosome 13, fDenClu1.1, whole genome shotgun sequence:
gagaagctggtgaggaggaacatctcctgaGCTGCAGGCATGACGAGAAGTgtgagaagctggtgaggaggaacatctcctgaGCTGCAGGCATGACTAGGAGTgtgagaagctggtgaggaggaacatctcctgaGCTGCAGGCATGACGAGAAGTGTGAGGagctggtgaggaggaacatctcctgaGCTGCAGGCATGACGAGAAGTGTGAGGAGCTGGTTaggaggaacatctcctgaGCTGCAGGCATGACGAGAAGTgtgagaagctggtgaggaggaacatctcctgaGCTGCAGGCATGACGAGAAGTgtgagaagctggtgaggaggaacatctcctgaGCTGCAGGCATGACGAGAAGTgtgagaagctggtgaggaggaacatctcctgaGCTGCAGGCATGACGAGAAGTgtgagaagctggtgaggaggaacatctcctgaGCTGCAGGCATGACGAGAAGTgtgagaagctggtgaggaggaacatctcctgaGCTGCAGGCATGATGGCAGCACCAGTGTGAGAAGCTGGTGGAGAGCGATCATCTCCTGAGCTgcctgtagacacacacacggtaCATGAGAGAGGTTGGAACAGGAAGTGCGAGAAGTCGCTCGAATTCTGGGGCTTTTGAGGCCAAAACACCGACTGTCTGCTAATGAAGAAACAAGCTGCACGGTGATCTGCATGCGCTGGCGGAACCGCTGCATGCGCCGTTTCCTGCCATTCACTTCCTGAACGTCAGCGCTCGCTCCCGTAAGTCGCATTCGCAGGTACTGCACCGCGCCGGCCCAGAGaaaccataaacacacactaataccGAGACGACGAGCAGCACCAGGCCAGGCTCCTGAATTCCAACCAGCGATaaagcagaggtcacaggtCACGTCCAGGCCTCGCTTCAAACCGGCACTATCTGCTGATTTATTCCTGCCACATGGTCCATCGGTGGCACCAGTAAATCCATCACGGAACCTCTGACCCCCCCCTGATGAATCCCACGCTCCTTTAGGACTGGAGATGAACACCGGTGAGGAGGTGGAAGTAAACGGGACCATCGCGGGTTGGCGGTGTTTGCCGAGCGATACCTTTATCTCCGcgctctctctcctgctgaTAGCTTCTGGCCTACTTTAGGAAAGTCAACAAGGAGGTGCCGGAGAAGAAAGGGGTCCGGCGTCGGCGCCCGTTTACACAGCGGGTTTCATTAGAAAGTCCGGCGAGACGGAAGCGGCGACTCGCCCGGCAACGGCATGCGCCGCCGAGGAGCCGACGCCACCGCGGCTGCGCCGGCTGCGCGGAGATCCCACCGCGGAGGGTGAAAATATTGATCTTTCCTTCTGCTAACGGCTTGTGGGCTCCTGACTCACGAGTCGACCGCGGTGCACCGTCCCGAGATGCCTTCTTCTACGTCCCCGTCCGTTCATCCCGCCCCTCGCGCCACCGTGACCTTGGTGACACCAGAGACACGAGCGCCACGGCTCACAGCTGATCACACATCCACGCCGCAAAATAGTTCCATTGTTGGCGACTGACGCCAACTTCCAATAATCGAATTTGGGAGTGGGCTGAGGAGGTGGACGCTGCCTGGAGACACTGGACTCTGTGTGGATCTCCTCAATCCAATTTTCAGGAAGATGCTTCGCTAAGACAAACCCCGGGCAGAGGGACGGAGACGCAGAGAGACGGAGACGCGGCTCATTGCGGTTCCCAATCTGCATTCTGAGAATGTGAGGATTAGAACTCGCTGtgggggtgctagtagcctagcgggtaacacactcgcctatgaaccagaagacccgggttcaaaccccacttactaccatcgtgtccctgagcaggacacttaaccctgagtgtctccagggggggactgtccctgtaactactggataagggcgtctggtaaatgctgtaaatgtaaatgtatatacgACTACCTGACATCCACCTGAGGAGCTACTTCTGACCATTAAAACTAATGGTTCCAAGACAAATTAACAATAACAACATCTCTGCAGCTCGAGACCGAACTCTTCAGGAACCTCTGAAGGTAGAAGTGCAGGAATAGAAGAAGGGGAAAGTTCTGCAGTGGCTGCTGGGAACTTCTGCGTTCACAGCACTGTGCTAGAACCGCATCTATGTGCAGACATCATCTTTCAGGGAGACGGACAGACgcggggagagggagagagagagagagagagagagagaggacaccTTGTCTGCACGGCCTGACCGTTCGCCCTCAGCCCGGCCATCTTGATCACTAGACCCCCAGCCAGTGGGGAGGAGACGTGTATAAGTGGAGGTCAGCGAGGTGAGAGGTCAGGCGGGACCGGGCGGAATGTGGCACGCTCTTAGCAGACATCCTTCTGCTTCGTTCGTATCCGGTCAGGAAGCGCTGGCTCGCGCTGATACGGATCCCGGCTAAAATCGCCGCGTCTCCAGAAAAGCAGTtcggggggacggggggggacCGACACGGACTGACTGACCCGAAACAGCAGGACAGGAGCGGCTTGTTCCCCCAGCTGAAGCAGCAGATACTGCTAGAGGGACCTCCAGTGGGACCTCCAGTGGGACCTCCAGTGGGACCTcgggtcatttacatttacagcattaccaggcgcccttatccagtagttacagggacagtccccccctggagacactcagggttaagtgtcctgctcagggacacgatggtagtaagtggggtttgaacctgggtcttctggttcgtaggcgagtgtgttacccaccaggctactaccgtcccatttagaataaaaacaGGGTTCGAGCCTCCGTTTTGCCACGTTTACGGACCCGGCCGACCACAACCTGGGAACGTTTTACCAGCCCAGGAGGGAAACGGGGCCCTTTCTCGCCAGGACGCGTGCGAATTTAAACCGGGGCGCCGCGCGACGTCTCGGCCGCAGTGACGCACGAGCGAGAGAAGGTGAATCACACCAGGAGGAAAGCAGGCGGCCCGAGAGCCACCAGGGGCTTCCCGTGGTCCTCCTCGGCCTGACCTTTGTGGTGAGCCCAGTGTGGGCTCCTTTCTCTTCACACGTCTGCTCGGCCTGCTTGAAAGCACAGGAAGCGCGCCGTTCTCGGCGCTCTCGTCTCCTCTCGTCCCGCGTGAAGGCCTCGGCCTGTGAATGCACAGAGCTCGTCCTGTGGAGCCGCAGGGCCGTATTTTGGACGTTGAGGGTGTGTGCGGTGGACAAAGGGCCAGTGTGCACGCAGCTCGCAGCCTGGTGCCTGGCTGCCGACACCACTGCTGCTCGAGAAGTTCCTGTCCTGAGGGAATTTAAAACGAAGAAGAACTTTATTCATCTCATGGGAACTTCCTTTGCCATTTACAGAGCAGAAGCAAAAAATAGAAAGTCCAGATAAAGTAGCTTCTATGAAGGTATGAAGGCCTGTGTTCCAGGACCAGTCCAGTCTTCTGTCTTCGTGTCACCTAGGGACCTGtgctccaccaccaccatcatcatctaACCCTCTAATGGTGACTGGGAGTGAGGAGACCCGCTTCCACAATAAATACTTTTGCCTTGGTGACGAGAAGATCCCTGAAGATGCCCGATCTGGACCTGAAGTCTGACGAGTATCGAGTGAAACTGATCAGAGGCGAGAACTGAAAGGGTTATTTCCAAACGAGCCGGTCACACTTGCCGCCGATGGCAGGAATGTGTCATGTGGGGACAAGTGTGACTTGTGGGGACGTGCCTGCACAGCCCTGCGGGCCCAGACAGGGAGGGGCGGGCTTTCCTCGGGAGCTTCACCCTCACCTCAGATGAACCAACCTGCTCTCGTGAGGAAACGCAGAACGTGTCACAAAATATCGATGACAATATCTGCATCAGCTCAATGCGACGGACACGGAGGCAACACAAGAACGAATCTCCAACACGAGCGCGGTGGCGCCAGAAGACACCAGATGGGTCTCAGAACCTGCAGTCAAATACCACGGGCGGGACACACGTCACCGGGCGTCTCTGGCAGCGGCAGGCCTGCGGTTTAACGCTCCTTACCGCCATAATTACGCTCGCCGAGCACGCTCATTACGAGTAAGTATACGAACAGTCGCGCCACCAGCGCTCATGAAAGGATTAGCATCGGCGGGAGGACGGGAGGTGACGCCACCGGCTGGGCGCCGCGACAGGACCAGCGGACGTTCTAAACGGTCGGCTCGATGCGGGGACTGAGACGTTCTGCTCCGGAATGGCTGGGAGTGAGCCCAGCTAGGCCCCGCCCACCTACAACCCAAGCGCCGAATGCTTGGCGTGTTTCTCCGGCCACTTAACCGgccagaaacagagagagagagaatcatgCAAATTCCGGAGAGATTGGAGCGCCGGTAGTGAAGCGTTCCCGTGGCGTGAGAAGAGGGAGGAATGTGGGAGAGGGAAGAGGACGGCAGGAGGAAGGATGGACTAGAGGAAGTGGATCGGGAAGAGGCGTCAGCGtcgctggccccgccccctcgtgCGCATTTGCATCTTCTGCATCTTGCGAGGCCCGATCACTCAAAATATCCACACCGCTAGATCGTCCCGGTTCCACAGAACAAATGGAACCTGCTCACCACAGACTACCGGCTGACCCCCAGAATTCcagtctgagagagagagacagagagagacagagagacagagagacagagagagagagagagagagagagagagagagagagactacaCGAATGATTCATCGAGACTAAACCCACGCCGACGAGAACCGGCCCCGGCTTACAGGGCTGGACTCTCCGTCACCGGCAGGGCTGCGAAGTGACGGGAACTCCCGGCGCTGCCGGCAGGAAGAGAGCCGGAGTGATTTATTCCGAGACGGAGCCAAGTGCACGAACGGGGCGTTTAACTGCCGGCAGCCCCCGGTGTGGCagctttgaagtgtgtgtgtgtgtgtgtgtgtgtgtgtgtgtgtgtgtgtgtgtgtgtgtgtgtgtgagagtgcatAATCGCTTCAGGACAGAAGTTGCACAACAGCCTGTGGTTCGGGGCCTGAAGTGGTGCAGCGCCGTCCCGCTAAACGACGGCGGCTCTTTTTCATCCCGTTCCGGAACCCAAACGAACagaccaccccacacacacacacacacacacacacacacacacacacagagagagaggctggTGTGAATATTCAGCATCACCGCTTGTCTGTGTCTTCAGCCATCGCACGTTCGTAGTAAATTCCTCCAGAGCCGCGCCCCTCGCCGACCAGAAATACCGTATTCTGGCCTCATTCTTctactttaaataaaaacccGGAATCTTCTCTCCGCACTATTTACCGGATGAGGAGCGGCACGTTATGAAATAAATATCTGGCAGCGGCAACAGAGAGGCTGAAGTCAcccgttttttttgtttttttttccgtgaaAAGTTCTGAGGAAAGACTCGACTACGCCGAAACGCGGCTCCAGCGGTGAAAGTTCACATTCCAGAATTTCCAGTGCCGCCAGACGGAGGCTCGGCGAGTGGAAAAGCGGAGCGCAAAAACAAACCGCGCTCCAGAAGGCCGTCTGTGCACCCCCTCATGCGGGACCGGGAGCCAAACAAGCGGGTGACTCACCGTGACTCAACTCTCCATGACGGTGCGCCGTTCAAGCGGCCCGGGCCGCGCCGAGGGGCCTGGAACCCGCCCGGAACCGGCCCGTTTCACGCACAGGAACCCCCACAGCTGCTTCTCCTGAACGGCCGTACGGTCACCACCACAACGACCATATATGTCCATTTAAAATCCCTCTAAAACAACACGCAATTACAACGACACTTCTGCACGTTTCCATGTaaaaagtagggtggtagtggcctagtggggtaacacactcgcctatgaaccagaagacccaggttcaaaccccacttactaccatcgtgtccctgagcaggacacttaaccctgagtgtctccaggggggggactgtccctgtaactacagactgtaagtcgctctggataagggcgtctgataaatgctgtaaatgtaaaaagtaacgATTTTTGGGTGATATTGAGATATACATATCAAACTAAAGTTTTTAAATCATCTCTTTCCACTGGATGTGAAGAAATTCTTTGTAATTTTACAGTAATTAAAGTCAAATGAAGTGACGTGACGCTGAACATGCATTAGCGACTGatggaatatttacattttaaaaaatactaaaagatgaaatataatacataaaataaaaaaatgtgtctcaCATGGTTCTCGCCACCCTGTATATAAGGTTCACGGCcgttgtatttaaattaaaatgaacagtTACCAGAATCTGATTGGTTGAGACTCTAATCCTGTAACCACGCCCACCCTATTAATACCTGGAGCAGGCCTGTGAGGGTTCCGTTCTGGAGCCACCTCGGAACAACCGGTGTGTGGGGGTCAGGTGACGTCGCAGCCGGTCGCCGCGGTGACGGCGTGAAGACAGATGACGTCAGCATCCAGTGCGGCTTTTAACGAGCGGCACCAGACTTTGGCCCGACCGGCGTTACGCAACAGTTAATGAGCGTGACCTGACGTGACCCGACATGCGTCGCACGCGGCTGGCACACCGGCGCGCCAAGAGGATAGAGAGGTGCATGATGGGCGGATATTACgctgttgataaaaaaaaaaaaaaacgtgctaCGGAATGACGTCATAGTAGAAACCCATCAGCCAGCACGACGAGCAGTTTAATACGGGCGAGAAGAGCGTGCTGGGACGCTGCTGTTCATGGGACAGCGGAGACCTTCCTTCCTCTCTTACAACCTGTGACAAGTGGCACTGACAGAGCCATCGCTCTCCGGTGGGCGCGGTCTCCCGCACAGCCACGCCCCCCGCGCCGCAACCAATCAGAGCTTCATGTGACCATGTGGGGGTCCAAAAAGTTAAAAGgtgtaaataaacagaaacacagaacGTTTCCAGgtcacgcactcacacacacacacacacacacaccatcccagGAAGACCCACCTTCCAGCCCGCCGAGCTGTTGCTGTCGCCCTTGTCCTTGAAGTAGGGGACGCTCTTCACCATCCAGTCGTAGATCTGGGACAGGGTCAGGCGCTTCTCGGGGGAGCTCTCGATGGCCTTGGTGATGAGGTCGGCGTAGGACATGTTGCCCCAGGCGTTGCGCCGGGACGAGCTGCTCTTGCGCTGCGCCGCCGCGGCGGGGGAAGAGGAGAGCAGGGACACCTGCTGCTGGTGCGGGATCGGGGCGctggccggcggcggcggcggcgcctgGAAGTCATTGCACAGGAGGAGCGGCTTCTCCAGCAGGTCTTCGCTCTCCTCCAGGAGGCTGAGGTTGCTGATGAAGTCGGACGCGGCGCCCGGCTCCTGCTTCACAGACGCGGCCGGGGAGGAGGTGTCGGAGTCGCCCGGGGCGCCGAAGTCGGGCCGCGGCAGCGGCCAGGTGCACGACCGGCGCCGGGAGAGGGGCTCGAAATCCGGGTCGATCTCCACCAGCTGCTGCGGGGCTGCCATGGTTCCCGCCGCGAAGACCGCGTCACGTAAACGGCTCAACTCGCGTCCGGCATGAGGAGCGCCGCGCCTGCGCCGGGTGGGTCTGAGCGCCtgtgccgccgccgccgcagccgcaGCTCTGGTCTAGGGAGCGCGGCGCTTCTACCGCGGCCCTCATTGGTCCGCCGGGTCCGCGGGCCCGCCCCTCAGACACTGACAGTCGGAGCGCCAATCGTAGCCGGGCGTAGCTGCGTGGAAGGCACGCCTTCGTCCGCTCTGATTGGCCCGACGGCTTCACCCCGCCCCCGAGTGACAGCTAGCGTCACCAATCACAGCGTCTCTCTGAAAATAAACAGGCGAATGAACACATCCTTTCTCGATTAAAGCGATGTACCAGAGCTGAAGAACGAGTTGTATTTGAAACATTATCTGCTATTCATGTAAAATTATTATGTCGCCTTAATAAATCCTACTATGCGAACAAATGTCCCCGCTATAGTTAAAATTAAAGCAGTTTTATCAGGTTTTGACCTGTCATATTTAGGAACTGCACACTGAAGCTGTGGACTCGTTTAAACCAcaggtttatttttaaaacgcACATAGACGCACACACGCCACCCTACAAGCCTGCGCCGGCTGGAGTGTATGATTCCTACACTGGCGCCACCCGCTGGCCAAGCGGAGGCACGACAGCCGAGTCTCCGCCGCCTCCGCAGCGCATTTACTGGCGTTTCTTCCATGAATATGGCCAGTGATCAGTGTGCATGAGGGCTGCTGAGCCACCATCCTCTTCTTACACTGAAATTCTCACGCAGTCGTCCATTAATCACAAGCACATAGAaaaactatgtgtgtgtgtgtgtgtgtgtgagtgagtgtgtggaaaaagtgaaaagaaggtggcttaagttgatacagtaagttggatctcaaattataaccagtacagcctaatgccattacctcacCAGGTTCCCCATCTCTGTTTATAGAGACAGGAagcaacgtagcacaaccagattgtaccataacaaacattatttaaatgtcatacaattcatgctctaaatcaaagcaaTTTTGCTAATCATcacatttctattcagcagcctggttattaccatgggaaaagagaggtctctccccatgatttacgcattgcaagttctccaatgtgaaaaaaaattgcaaattgttttgggctaCGGGCCCCCTGCACCCCAAGGGCCCCTGGGCAGAGGCCCCGCTGGCCAGGTCCGTAATCCGTCCCtgcgtctagtaaatgctgtgaatgtaaatgaaatggtcCTCACTTTATTCaccacattttctttttgatgaAGATTTTTGTACAGGTTGATATCATCATGTCTGCTGGTCATCATCCCGTTCTTCAGGCTGTCATTTACCTGTCAGCCGGAGCTGTAGGTATAAATCGTTCAAATTTGGATTTGATCAGAACTCAGGTGGATCCATCTCTCAGCTGCACTTTAAAGTGTTAGCAATGGATTAGTAGAAAAATTGCTAAAacgtcaccaccaccacctgtgGAACACCTCCTTGTGCACCACCTCTTTACACTCGTAAATCTTAAGCATCACCTAGGAAACGCTGGTTCTCCTTCACACCCTCATGTGAGTGCAGAAGAAAATGACCTGTCACACTGCAGGAACAGGTGATCTCAAGTACGAACAAGATATAATAAATATACTCATTTATAATAACCACAGGGGAAGTGGACGTGGACCTACGCAAGCACGAATTCATGCAGGTCGTATAAAAACCACAGACTGGCGGAGTCTTCTACTGCGACAACTGGTTTGCATGGATTTTTGTGCAGGATCCGTCCTGTCCTGTCGCTGCAGTGACATTTGGAAGGCGTGCGTGGGGTCAGTGGCCTCCATCTTCTCATCCCTGGTGCTCTGGCCCACCGAGCTGGTCAGGTGCCGCCTGCAGGCCATCAGGCAAAATCGCCAGCGGCCAGAAAAAAGTTTGAACGATGAAGTGACAGCAAAGACATACGATgggaaaaatgaacaaacacattATTGTGAACAAACACTGTTagctgaatactgaatactttGCCgttaaaaagttattatttagAATACATTTTTGGGATGTATCATTCGTTAATATATAGTTAATAATACTTTTTCAATAATGTCATAATACATTATAATAGTGGTACATTATAAAAGGCGATTTATTAACGTCTCCCAGGACCGTGGTCAGAGATGTTATCCAGAATGATGGACCTCTCGGTTTCTACTGAGGTCTGACTACTGACCATCTGCAGAGAGCTGCAacggtcatctccaaactcgactactgtaactctctcctggctggagcctctgcagtcaccataaaaccactccagatggtccagaaTATGGCAGctcgtctcatcttcaatcagccaaaatacacccatgttccacctcttcttacctccctccactggctcccggtagctgctcgcattgagttcaaattcTTGATGCTcccctacagggctgtaaatggaactgcgccctcctacatcaacacaatactacctagctacacccctgcacagaagctacaatactacctcctacatcaacacactactacctagctacactcccgcacagaagctacaatactacctcctacatcaacacactactacctagctacactcctgcacagaagctacaatactacctcctacatcaatacaatactacctagctacactcctgcacagaagctacaatactacctcctacatcaacacaatactacctagctacacccctgcacagaagctacaatactacctcctacatcaacacaatactacctagctacagtcctgcacagaagctacaatactacctcctacatcaacacaatactacctagctacactcctgcacagaagctacaatactacctcatacatcaacacactactacctagctacactcctgcacagaagctacaatactacctcctacatcaacacactactacctagctacactcctgcacagaagctacaatactacctcctacatcaacacactactacctagctacacccctgcacagaagctacaatactacctcctacatcaacacaatactacctagctacacccctgcacagaagctacaatactacctcctacatcaacacaatactacctagctacactcccgcacagaagctacaatactacctcctacatcaacacactactacctagctacacccctgcacagaagctacaatactacctcctacatcaacacaatactacctagctacactcctgcacagaagctac
This window contains:
- the LOC114801647 gene encoding uncharacterized protein LOC114801647 isoform X1; this translates as MVPFTSTSSPVFISSPKGAWDSSGGGQRFRDGFTGATDGPCGRNKSADSAGLKRGLDVTCDLCFIAGWNSGAWPGAARRLGISVCLWFLWAGAVQYLRMRLTGASADVQEVNGRKRRMQRFRQRMQITVQLVSSLADSRCFGLKSPRIRATSRTSCSNLSHVPCVCLQAAQEMIALHQLLTLVLPSCLQLRRCSSSPASHTSRHACSSGDVPPHQLLTLLVMPAAQEMFLLTSFSHFSSCLQLRRCSSSPASHTSRHACSSGDVPPNQLLTLLVMPAAQEMFLLTSSSHFSSCLQLRRCSSSPASHTPSHACSSGDVPPHQLLTLLVMPAAQEMFLLTSFSHS
- the LOC114801647 gene encoding uncharacterized protein LOC114801647 isoform X2, translated to MVPFTSTSSPVFISSPKGAWDSSGGGQRFRDGFTGATDGPCGRNKSADSAGLKRGLDVTCDLCFIAGWNSGAWPGAARRLGISVCLWFLWAGAVQYLRMRLTGASADVQEVNGRKRRMQRFRQRMQITVQLVSSLADSRCFGLKSPRIRATSRTSCSNLSHVPCVCLQAAQEMIALHQLLTLVLPSCLQLRRCSSSPASHTPSHACSSGDVPPHQLLTLLVMPAAQEMFLLTSFSHSSSCLQLRRCSSSPASHTPSHACSSGDVPPHQLLTLLVMPAAQEMFLLTSFSQFSSCLQLRRCSSSPAPHTSRHACSSGDVPPHQLLTLLVMPAAQEMFLLTSFSHS